One part of the Paenibacillus silvisoli genome encodes these proteins:
- a CDS encoding DUF4446 family protein, whose product MDQLIETPSNWVTAGLLLVVLLLAVRSFVIGNKLKRLRKSYTQFMSGAGVEELESVIIELKQRLNEQEEGQSKLKQSVHALNDTMKKKKGNIGIHRYNAFAERGNDLSFSIAVIDDAEDGMVISGIHGRENTFVYAKPVQEGQSKYPLTPEELEAINLASQRAMK is encoded by the coding sequence ATGGATCAACTTATAGAAACACCGTCGAATTGGGTGACGGCTGGCTTGCTGCTAGTCGTACTCTTATTGGCGGTACGCAGCTTTGTCATCGGCAACAAGTTGAAGCGACTGAGGAAGAGCTACACGCAGTTTATGAGCGGTGCAGGCGTAGAGGAACTGGAAAGCGTCATTATCGAACTGAAGCAGCGGTTGAATGAGCAGGAAGAGGGACAGAGCAAGCTGAAACAGAGCGTTCACGCTCTGAATGATACAATGAAGAAAAAGAAAGGCAACATCGGCATTCATCGTTATAATGCGTTTGCTGAGCGCGGGAACGATCTGAGTTTCTCGATCGCCGTGATCGATGATGCCGAGGATGGTATGGTCATAAGCGGCATTCATGGCCGCGAGAATACGTTTGTGTATGCGAAGCCGGTGCAAGAAGGACAGTCGAAATATCCGCTGACGCCGGAAGAGCTCGAAGCGATCAATCTTGCGTCGCAGCGGGCAATGAAGTAG